The following are from one region of the Cytobacillus firmus genome:
- the spoVM gene encoding stage V sporulation protein SpoVM, giving the protein MRFYTIKLPKFLGGIVRAMLGTFKKG; this is encoded by the coding sequence ATGAGATTTTATACAATCAAACTTCCTAAATTTTTAGGGGGCATTGTGCGTGCCATGTTAGGGACCTTCAAAAAGGGGTAG
- the rpmB gene encoding 50S ribosomal protein L28 yields MPRKCVVTGKKTTSGNARSHAMNANKRTWGANLQKVRILVDGKPKRVWVSARALKSGKVERV; encoded by the coding sequence ATGCCACGCAAATGTGTAGTAACTGGTAAAAAAACAACTTCAGGTAACGCACGTTCTCACGCAATGAACGCTAACAAGCGCACTTGGGGTGCTAACCTTCAGAAGGTACGTATTCTTGTAGACGGTAAACCTAAACGTGTTTGGGTTTCTGCAAGAGCACTTAAATCAGGTAAAGTTGAGCGCGTGTAA
- the fabD gene encoding ACP S-malonyltransferase, translating to MGKIAFLFPGQGSQAAGMGKALAEQDENVKGFFDRADQKLGFSLSELIFEGPQDKLTLTTNAQPALLTTGIAILDYFKRSGITPDFVAGHSLGEYTALVAAEAISFEDGVYAVRKRGEFMEEAVPNGEGTMAAVLGLDRDKLTAVTEEVTAEGNPVQLANLNCPGQIVISGSKRGVELASLKAKEEGAKRVLPLEVSGPFHSQLMKPAAEKFRGILDEIEIKDAKVPVIANVTASEMTSASEINGRLIEQLYSPVLWEDSIRRMIELGVDTFIEIGPGKVLSGLVKKVDRSLKTHAVSDADSCQTVTESLKEELR from the coding sequence ATGGGTAAAATCGCTTTTTTATTCCCTGGGCAGGGATCCCAGGCTGCAGGTATGGGAAAAGCCTTAGCTGAACAGGATGAAAACGTAAAAGGATTTTTTGATAGAGCCGATCAAAAACTTGGGTTTTCATTATCGGAACTTATTTTTGAAGGGCCTCAGGACAAATTGACGTTAACAACAAACGCACAGCCTGCACTATTGACCACTGGCATTGCTATTCTCGATTATTTTAAAAGATCTGGTATTACACCTGATTTTGTTGCAGGACATAGCCTAGGTGAGTATACTGCACTAGTCGCTGCGGAAGCTATATCCTTTGAGGATGGCGTATATGCTGTCCGTAAGCGGGGTGAATTTATGGAAGAAGCCGTTCCTAATGGCGAGGGAACAATGGCTGCAGTTTTGGGCCTTGACAGGGACAAGCTTACTGCAGTTACAGAAGAGGTTACTGCAGAAGGAAATCCGGTGCAGCTTGCAAACCTGAACTGTCCTGGACAAATTGTCATTTCAGGTTCAAAAAGAGGCGTGGAACTGGCTTCTCTAAAGGCTAAAGAAGAAGGTGCCAAGCGTGTGCTTCCGCTGGAGGTAAGCGGCCCTTTCCATTCCCAATTAATGAAGCCTGCTGCAGAGAAGTTCAGGGGAATCCTTGACGAAATTGAGATTAAAGATGCAAAGGTTCCTGTCATTGCCAATGTTACAGCTTCTGAAATGACATCTGCTTCAGAAATAAATGGCAGATTGATTGAACAGCTGTATTCTCCTGTGCTATGGGAGGATTCAATCCGCAGGATGATAGAGCTTGGAGTGGACACATTTATAGAAATAGGGCCAGGAAAAGTACTGTCAGGCTTAGTAAAAAAGGTAGATCGTTCCCTTAAAACGCATGCCGTTTCAGATGCAGATTCATGCCAGACAGTTACAGAATCCTTGAAGGAGGAATTGAGATGA
- a CDS encoding Asp23/Gls24 family envelope stress response protein translates to MSIELKTNFGQIDISNDVIATIAGGAAVDCYGIVGMASKNQIKDGLTDILRKENFTRGVIVRQEEDEVHIDMYIIVSYGTKISEVAHNVQSKVKYTLDKTVGLSTDSVNIYVQGVRVTNP, encoded by the coding sequence ATGTCCATCGAATTAAAAACAAATTTCGGGCAAATTGATATCTCTAATGATGTAATTGCAACAATCGCAGGCGGAGCAGCAGTTGACTGCTACGGCATCGTAGGAATGGCCTCTAAAAATCAAATTAAGGATGGCCTTACAGATATACTGCGAAAAGAGAATTTTACCCGTGGTGTAATTGTTCGCCAGGAAGAAGATGAAGTACATATCGACATGTATATCATTGTAAGTTACGGAACGAAAATTTCCGAGGTTGCCCACAATGTGCAATCTAAAGTGAAATACACCCTTGATAAAACAGTTGGGCTTAGCACTGACTCGGTTAATATTTACGTTCAGGGAGTTCGAGTAACGAACCCGTAG
- a CDS encoding acyl carrier protein encodes MAEVLERVTKIIVDRLGVEESEVKLEASFKDDLGADSLDVVELVMELEDEFDMEISDDDAEKIATVGDAVNYIKASQ; translated from the coding sequence ATGGCAGAAGTATTAGAACGTGTAACAAAGATCATCGTGGACCGTCTTGGCGTTGAAGAGTCTGAAGTGAAATTGGAGGCTTCTTTCAAAGATGATCTAGGTGCTGATTCCCTTGATGTTGTAGAATTAGTAATGGAATTAGAAGATGAGTTCGACATGGAAATTTCTGACGATGACGCTGAGAAAATCGCAACAGTCGGTGACGCTGTAAATTACATAAAAGCTAGCCAATAA
- the fapR gene encoding transcription factor FapR, giving the protein MKRNKKERQALLTDTIKENPFVTDEELADKFSVSVQTIRLDRLELSIPELRERIKHVAEKSFEDEVRSLPIEEIIGEIIDIELDKTAISIFDVKNEHVFKRNGIARGHHLFAQANSLAVAVINDELALTAKANIQFTRPVRLNERVIAKAKVLTIDIDSGRTMVEVNSFVNNEQVFKGEFDMFRKK; this is encoded by the coding sequence ATGAAAAGAAACAAAAAAGAACGTCAAGCATTATTAACGGACACTATAAAAGAAAATCCTTTTGTCACGGACGAGGAACTTGCGGACAAGTTCTCTGTCAGCGTCCAGACAATCAGGCTCGATCGGCTGGAATTATCAATTCCGGAATTGCGTGAGCGAATCAAGCATGTTGCTGAGAAAAGCTTTGAGGATGAAGTGCGGTCTTTACCAATAGAAGAAATAATCGGTGAAATAATAGATATAGAATTGGATAAAACGGCGATATCCATTTTCGATGTAAAAAATGAACATGTCTTCAAGCGTAATGGAATTGCCCGGGGCCATCACCTGTTTGCACAGGCCAACTCACTGGCGGTCGCTGTAATAAATGATGAGCTGGCATTAACGGCAAAAGCCAATATTCAATTTACCAGGCCAGTGAGATTAAATGAACGTGTCATCGCAAAAGCTAAAGTCCTTACAATAGATATTGACAGCGGAAGGACAATGGTGGAAGTCAATAGCTTTGTCAATAACGAACAGGTTTTCAAGGGCGAATTTGACATGTTCAGAAAAAAATAA
- a CDS encoding DAK2 domain-containing protein: protein MSKKDLDGKLFAEMVIQGANHLSANAKLVDALNVFPVPDGDTGTNMNLSMTSGAKEVKANIQEHIGKVGSALSKGLLMGARGNSGVILSQLFRGFSKAIEHKASINGKEFADALNSGVETAYKAVMKPVEGTILTVAKDSAKKAVQAANHEDDIIVIMEEVLKEARASLNRTPDLLPVLKEVGVVDSGGQGLVFVYEGFLAELKGEKLPDTPAALPKMDDLVSAEHHKNVHSFMNTEDIEFGYCTEFMVKFEDEKLSANPFSEDTFRQDLSQYGDSLLVIADEQLVKVHIHSEQPGDCLTYGQRYGSLINMKIENMRQQHTNLVEDVPTPLAAQAKPKEKQEYGIVTVSMGSGIADLFRSIGAHAVIEGGQTMNPSTEDIVKAIKEVNAKKVIILPNNKNIIMAAQQAAEVTEEEAVVVPSKTVPQGMAALLAFNPGAEISENEEGMTDALQHVKTGQITFAVRDTSIDGLEIEKDDFMGIADGKIVVKNKDRVQAAKDLLEGMIDEDSEILTVLKGEDAAEEEVDSLISYIEDKYEDIEVELHDGKQPLYSFIFAIE, encoded by the coding sequence GTGTCAAAAAAAGATTTAGATGGGAAGCTTTTTGCCGAAATGGTCATACAAGGAGCGAACCATTTATCTGCTAATGCAAAATTAGTGGATGCGTTAAATGTTTTCCCTGTTCCTGATGGAGACACAGGAACCAACATGAATTTGTCAATGACTTCCGGAGCAAAGGAAGTTAAAGCTAATATCCAGGAGCATATTGGAAAGGTAGGTTCTGCTCTTTCTAAAGGTTTGCTTATGGGAGCACGAGGGAACTCGGGGGTAATTCTTTCCCAGCTGTTCAGGGGCTTCTCAAAAGCCATTGAGCATAAAGCTTCTATCAATGGAAAAGAATTTGCTGATGCTCTTAATTCTGGTGTGGAGACGGCATATAAAGCTGTGATGAAGCCAGTTGAAGGAACGATCCTTACTGTTGCAAAAGATTCCGCTAAGAAAGCGGTTCAGGCTGCTAATCATGAAGATGATATCATCGTGATTATGGAGGAAGTTTTAAAAGAAGCAAGGGCTTCCCTAAACCGCACTCCAGATCTTCTTCCAGTCTTAAAAGAAGTAGGAGTTGTAGACAGCGGCGGCCAGGGCCTTGTTTTTGTATATGAAGGATTCCTTGCAGAGCTAAAGGGAGAAAAACTCCCTGATACACCTGCAGCCCTTCCAAAGATGGATGACCTGGTTAGCGCAGAACACCATAAAAATGTTCACAGCTTTATGAATACTGAGGATATTGAGTTCGGTTATTGCACTGAATTTATGGTCAAATTCGAAGATGAAAAGCTTTCTGCTAATCCTTTTTCAGAAGACACGTTCCGCCAGGACTTAAGCCAATATGGCGATTCACTTCTGGTGATTGCGGATGAGCAGCTTGTGAAAGTACATATCCACTCTGAACAGCCGGGAGATTGCCTGACATACGGACAGCGCTATGGCAGTTTAATCAATATGAAGATTGAAAACATGCGCCAGCAGCACACCAACTTAGTCGAAGACGTTCCTACACCTTTGGCGGCTCAGGCTAAGCCTAAAGAAAAGCAGGAGTACGGAATTGTGACAGTATCAATGGGCAGCGGCATCGCGGATCTTTTCCGAAGCATCGGTGCACATGCTGTCATTGAAGGCGGACAAACAATGAATCCGAGCACGGAAGATATTGTAAAAGCCATCAAAGAAGTAAATGCAAAAAAAGTAATCATTTTGCCAAACAATAAAAATATTATTATGGCTGCACAGCAGGCTGCAGAAGTGACTGAAGAAGAAGCAGTGGTTGTGCCTTCAAAGACCGTTCCTCAAGGTATGGCTGCACTTCTTGCCTTTAATCCAGGTGCGGAGATTTCTGAAAACGAAGAAGGCATGACAGATGCTCTTCAGCATGTGAAAACAGGCCAAATCACGTTTGCTGTCCGTGATACCAGCATCGATGGGCTAGAGATCGAGAAAGATGATTTCATGGGCATTGCAGACGGCAAAATTGTTGTGAAAAACAAGGATCGAGTACAGGCTGCCAAAGATCTGCTAGAAGGAATGATTGACGAAGACTCTGAGATCCTTACCGTTTTAAAAGGTGAAGATGCAGCAGAAGAGGAAGTAGACTCTCTTATCAGCTATATTGAAGATAAATATGAAGATATTGAGGTTGAGCTTCATGATGGAAAACAGCCTCTATACTCTTTCATTTTCGCAATTGAATAA
- the fabG gene encoding 3-oxoacyl-[acyl-carrier-protein] reductase, with the protein MKLEGKAALVTGASRGIGREIALGLARQGADIAVNYSGSEARANEVVDEIKALGRNAFAVQCDVSNSDSVTSMVKEAVEKFGKLDILVNNAGITKDNLLMRMKEDEWDDVININLKGVFLCTKAVTRQMMKQRSGRIINISSIVGVSGNPGQANYVAAKSGVIGLTKTSAKELASRGITVNAIAPGFITTDMTDKLNEDVRDQMLKQIPLARFGDPADIANVAVFLASEDSRYMTGQTLHVDGGMVM; encoded by the coding sequence ATGAAGCTAGAGGGAAAAGCCGCTTTAGTAACAGGAGCTTCCCGCGGAATCGGAAGGGAAATCGCTTTGGGTCTTGCCAGGCAAGGTGCAGATATTGCGGTTAACTACTCCGGAAGTGAGGCAAGAGCGAACGAAGTAGTTGATGAAATAAAGGCATTAGGCAGAAATGCTTTTGCTGTCCAATGCGATGTGTCAAATAGTGATTCCGTGACAAGCATGGTAAAAGAAGCAGTTGAAAAGTTTGGCAAGCTTGATATTCTGGTTAATAATGCGGGGATTACGAAGGACAACCTGCTTATGAGAATGAAGGAAGACGAGTGGGATGATGTTATTAACATTAACCTGAAAGGTGTTTTCCTTTGTACAAAAGCTGTTACAAGGCAGATGATGAAACAGCGCAGCGGCCGCATTATCAATATTTCATCCATTGTGGGTGTCAGCGGAAATCCTGGACAGGCTAACTATGTCGCTGCAAAATCAGGGGTTATCGGCCTGACAAAAACCTCAGCAAAGGAACTTGCATCAAGAGGGATAACAGTCAATGCCATTGCACCAGGCTTCATCACAACTGATATGACGGATAAGCTGAACGAGGATGTAAGGGATCAGATGCTAAAACAAATCCCATTGGCGCGCTTCGGCGATCCAGCAGATATTGCGAATGTGGCAGTGTTTCTGGCTTCAGAGGACAGCCGTTATATGACAGGGCAAACCCTGCATGTTGATGGCGGAATGGTCATGTGA
- the recG gene encoding ATP-dependent DNA helicase RecG produces the protein MNPNLIQSVTAVKGIGEESAELLAEMNIYTVKDLLEYFPYRYEDYRLKDLAEMKHDERVTVEGKVHSEPSLAYYGRKRSRLTVRVLVGRYLIQVILFNQPYLKNKIVLNETVTVTGKWDQHRQVITASELKIGNASGNKDFEPVYAVKGNVTVKGIRRFIKLAFSQHGNDISETLPEKYLLQYRLLNRRDAVRSLHFPANEQELKQGRRRFVYEEFFYFQLKMQALRKIEREQSKGVAQAYDLSRLMEFIDSLPFDLTGAQKRVVNEIMSDLKSPYRMNRLLQGDVGSGKTAVAAIALFASRTAGFQGALMVPTEILAEQHAESLKSMLEPFGLRCELLTSSVKGKRRKEILQHLKDGEIDVLIGTHALIQEEVEFNKLGLVITDEQHRFGVGQRRILREKGENPDVLFMTATPIPRTLAITVFGEMDVSIIDEMPAGRKAIETYWAKPEMMDRVLGFMEKELSAGQQVYVICPLIEESDKLDVQNAIDVHATLMHHFHGRYDVGLMHGRLHPDEKESVMKAFSRNETQVLVSTTVVEVGVNVPNATMMVIYDAERFGLAQLHQLRGRVGRGDKQSYCVLLADPKSEVGKERMKIMTETNDGFALSEKDLELRGPGDFFGRKQSGLPEFKVADMVHDYRALETARNDASMLVESDEFWHSDEYLPLREYLKEAGVLEGEKLD, from the coding sequence GTGAATCCAAATTTGATCCAGTCTGTTACAGCTGTTAAAGGCATTGGAGAGGAATCAGCTGAATTACTGGCTGAAATGAATATTTACACTGTAAAAGACTTGCTTGAATATTTTCCTTATAGATATGAAGATTACAGGCTCAAGGACCTGGCAGAAATGAAGCATGATGAAAGAGTGACGGTTGAAGGAAAGGTTCACAGTGAACCTTCACTTGCTTATTACGGCAGGAAACGCTCCAGGCTCACTGTTCGGGTGCTTGTAGGGCGGTATCTTATCCAAGTGATTCTGTTCAATCAGCCTTATTTGAAAAACAAAATTGTATTAAACGAAACGGTTACGGTGACTGGGAAATGGGACCAGCATCGGCAGGTGATTACAGCAAGTGAACTTAAAATAGGAAATGCCTCTGGCAATAAGGATTTTGAGCCGGTTTATGCTGTAAAAGGAAATGTCACGGTCAAGGGCATCAGGCGATTTATTAAACTGGCTTTCTCGCAGCATGGGAATGACATATCAGAAACGCTGCCTGAAAAATATTTATTGCAATATAGACTATTAAATAGGCGGGATGCTGTAAGATCGCTTCATTTTCCTGCCAATGAACAGGAACTCAAGCAGGGAAGGCGGCGTTTTGTTTATGAGGAGTTTTTCTATTTTCAATTAAAAATGCAGGCGCTAAGAAAGATTGAAAGAGAGCAGTCAAAAGGGGTTGCACAGGCTTATGATCTTTCAAGACTAATGGAGTTTATTGACTCACTGCCATTTGATTTAACCGGAGCACAAAAAAGAGTAGTTAATGAGATCATGTCTGATTTGAAATCTCCATACCGGATGAACAGACTATTACAGGGGGATGTTGGTTCCGGCAAAACGGCAGTGGCGGCGATTGCTCTCTTCGCCAGCAGGACAGCAGGCTTTCAGGGAGCATTAATGGTCCCGACCGAAATCCTGGCAGAGCAGCATGCGGAATCTTTAAAGTCGATGCTCGAACCGTTTGGTCTGCGATGTGAACTCCTGACAAGCTCTGTTAAAGGAAAGCGAAGAAAAGAAATTCTCCAGCATTTAAAGGATGGAGAGATTGATGTTCTCATAGGCACACATGCACTTATCCAGGAGGAAGTAGAATTTAATAAATTGGGACTTGTTATTACTGATGAACAGCATAGGTTCGGGGTAGGGCAGCGGCGGATACTCAGGGAAAAAGGTGAAAATCCTGATGTTCTGTTCATGACTGCAACGCCAATCCCAAGAACATTGGCCATTACTGTTTTTGGAGAAATGGATGTATCCATCATAGATGAAATGCCGGCAGGACGAAAAGCAATTGAAACCTATTGGGCAAAACCTGAAATGATGGACAGGGTCCTTGGTTTTATGGAGAAGGAGCTTTCAGCAGGTCAGCAGGTTTATGTGATCTGCCCTCTTATTGAGGAATCAGATAAATTGGATGTTCAAAATGCTATAGATGTCCATGCTACATTGATGCATCATTTTCATGGCCGTTATGATGTCGGACTCATGCATGGCAGGCTCCATCCGGATGAAAAGGAAAGTGTTATGAAAGCTTTCAGCCGTAATGAAACTCAGGTTCTTGTTTCGACGACGGTTGTTGAGGTGGGTGTAAATGTTCCAAATGCAACGATGATGGTGATTTATGATGCCGAGCGGTTTGGACTTGCACAGCTGCATCAGCTGAGGGGCAGGGTAGGGAGAGGCGATAAACAATCTTATTGTGTGCTTCTGGCTGACCCTAAATCGGAAGTTGGAAAAGAACGCATGAAAATCATGACAGAAACCAATGATGGCTTTGCACTAAGTGAAAAGGACCTTGAGCTTCGGGGTCCTGGAGACTTTTTCGGAAGAAAGCAAAGCGGGCTCCCGGAATTTAAAGTTGCTGATATGGTCCATGATTACCGCGCACTCGAAACCGCCAGAAATGATGCATCAATGCTGGTGGAATCGGATGAATTCTGGCACTCGGATGAGTACCTGCCTTTGCGGGAATACTTAAAGGAAGCAGGAGTGCTGGAAGGGGAAAAACTGGACTAG